The Corynebacterium poyangense genome includes a window with the following:
- a CDS encoding 5-oxoprolinase subunit C family protein has translation MTSPSAVFRIHHTGPQMLYQDLGRPGLASLGVSSSGSFDRLSAARANHALGNHPSAPVIEILSGGCELEALSPTSLVITGTDASVAIQRSHGSVIDTATNTIMDVATGDRIFLDHSSYGMRAYLGIRGGFEVQPQLSSCSFDTLSQIGPPPLQPGDILHRGTAIAEEAWWPALRTLPVLWRRVPTEKLKVIPGPREEWFSPEALTLFYSQAYTVSSESNRVGLRLHGENPLRRRRTSEMMSEGMVRGSIQIPPNGQPVVFGPDYPVTGGYPVIAVLTSRACDRSGQLCPGDVVQFVRTS, from the coding sequence ATGACTTCTCCCTCCGCAGTTTTCCGCATTCATCACACCGGCCCCCAGATGCTCTACCAAGATCTCGGTAGACCAGGTCTAGCCAGTTTAGGAGTCAGTTCTTCCGGAAGTTTTGATCGTCTGTCCGCAGCACGGGCTAACCATGCCTTAGGTAATCACCCTTCAGCACCTGTAATTGAGATTCTTTCCGGAGGTTGTGAGCTAGAGGCTCTGTCTCCTACAAGCCTGGTAATTACCGGCACCGATGCCTCTGTTGCCATCCAACGTAGCCACGGAAGCGTTATTGACACCGCTACTAACACAATTATGGATGTGGCGACGGGAGATCGAATATTTCTTGATCATTCCAGCTATGGGATGCGCGCTTATCTGGGAATCCGTGGCGGGTTTGAGGTTCAACCTCAACTGTCCAGTTGTTCTTTTGACACCTTGTCACAGATAGGGCCACCTCCGCTCCAACCAGGCGATATTCTTCATCGTGGTACCGCGATAGCAGAGGAAGCCTGGTGGCCAGCCTTACGCACACTCCCGGTCCTGTGGAGAAGGGTTCCCACCGAGAAACTTAAAGTCATTCCTGGACCGCGAGAAGAGTGGTTTAGCCCTGAAGCACTTACTTTGTTCTACTCCCAGGCTTATACCGTGAGCTCGGAATCCAACCGGGTGGGATTGCGGCTACATGGTGAAAATCCCTTAAGACGACGTCGCACCTCAGAAATGATGAGCGAAGGCATGGTCAGAGGAAGCATCCAAATACCTCCAAATGGCCAACCGGTAGTTTTTGGCCCAGACTATCCGGTCACGGGGGGATATCCGGTCATTGCAGTGCTGACATCACGAGCGTGCGATCGCAGCGGACAATTATGTCCCGGTGACGTGGTGCAATTTGTTCGCACCTCGTGA
- a CDS encoding NRAMP family divalent metal transporter — MSPQLKAAAASATSRSTLLGAIFLMSTSAIGPGFLTQTATFTNKLGAAFAFAILCSILIDIAVQLNVWRVIGISGQRAQELGNSVIPGLGWLLSILIGIGSVVFNIGNIAGGGLGLNAVFGLDPKVGGLITALIAIAGFLIKRLGAALDKLVVLLGALMILLTVFIAVRSHPPVTEALRNTFYPDTIDLIVITTLVGGTVGGYITYAGAHRMLESGQTGPEHATTVSRSSVSGIIITGVMRAVLFLAVLGVVAGGVNLSDASNPAGKAFEVAAGTIGLRIFGVVLFCAALSSVIGCSYTSASFLIPHRPEYATRQNYVTIIFILLSGMFFLVMGQAPAKLLVFAGAFNGLVLLIGFTLILYIAAFRSKDILQGYRYPRWLIILGIAAVIVCWFLAWRSFDGVFALLK, encoded by the coding sequence ATGTCACCACAGCTCAAAGCAGCGGCAGCCTCAGCAACTAGCCGTTCCACCCTCCTCGGCGCCATCTTCCTCATGTCCACCAGCGCCATTGGCCCTGGCTTTCTCACCCAAACAGCCACCTTCACCAACAAGCTCGGAGCAGCGTTCGCTTTCGCAATCCTTTGCTCCATCCTGATAGATATCGCCGTGCAACTGAATGTCTGGCGAGTCATTGGGATCTCAGGACAACGAGCCCAAGAACTAGGAAACTCGGTGATTCCAGGCCTTGGATGGTTACTCTCCATCCTCATCGGCATCGGCAGCGTGGTCTTTAATATCGGGAATATCGCCGGTGGCGGACTAGGCCTCAACGCCGTTTTCGGACTCGACCCTAAAGTGGGAGGCCTAATAACCGCGCTCATCGCAATCGCTGGCTTCCTTATTAAACGGCTCGGAGCAGCACTAGATAAGCTCGTAGTTCTCCTAGGAGCACTGATGATTCTCTTAACCGTGTTCATCGCTGTTCGCTCCCACCCTCCAGTGACTGAAGCTCTCCGAAACACCTTTTATCCAGACACCATTGATCTCATCGTCATCACCACCTTGGTGGGTGGCACAGTAGGCGGCTACATTACCTACGCGGGCGCTCACCGGATGCTGGAATCTGGACAAACTGGCCCGGAACATGCCACCACAGTATCCCGTTCCTCAGTGAGCGGCATCATCATCACTGGCGTCATGCGTGCCGTGCTATTCCTCGCTGTCTTAGGGGTAGTTGCCGGTGGAGTGAATTTGAGCGACGCATCAAACCCAGCTGGCAAGGCTTTCGAAGTTGCTGCCGGCACAATCGGCTTAAGAATATTCGGCGTCGTTCTTTTCTGCGCTGCCCTTAGCTCGGTCATTGGGTGCTCCTACACCTCAGCTAGTTTCCTTATCCCACACCGCCCGGAATACGCAACGAGGCAGAACTACGTCACCATCATTTTCATTCTGCTTTCCGGCATGTTCTTTTTAGTTATGGGCCAAGCTCCGGCAAAACTTTTAGTCTTTGCGGGCGCATTTAATGGGCTCGTTCTTCTCATCGGATTTACTCTTATTCTGTATATCGCAGCATTTCGCTCCAAAGATATTCTTCAAGGGTATCGCTATCCCCGCTGGCTGATTATTCTAGGAATTGCTGCCGTTATAGTCTGTTGGTTTTTGGCCTGGCGCTCCTTTGACGGTGTTTTTGCTCTTCTCAAATAA
- a CDS encoding DUF5997 family protein translates to MKPQTAAKKLGVYLPATPEEFQNSAITHAEFRELHTNPPQWLKDLRLHGPHPRPEVARKLGITVSALKRNGMDQPLTTEEIKALLADQPEWLRQARTSLAQQRDPESHQE, encoded by the coding sequence ATGAAACCTCAGACTGCTGCCAAGAAACTGGGGGTTTATTTGCCTGCTACACCGGAAGAGTTTCAAAACTCCGCTATTACCCATGCTGAGTTTCGAGAATTACATACTAATCCTCCGCAGTGGCTGAAAGATTTAAGGCTCCACGGTCCCCATCCGCGCCCAGAAGTGGCCCGAAAATTAGGAATCACGGTGAGCGCGTTGAAACGTAATGGTATGGATCAACCCCTGACCACTGAGGAAATCAAAGCTCTCCTTGCTGATCAACCAGAGTGGTTACGTCAAGCCCGAACCTCCCTGGCGCAACAGCGTGATCCAGAATCTCACCAGGAATAA
- a CDS encoding GNAT family N-acetyltransferase: MPESTFRIRPLRREDYPHVQAIYERGLDTGHATFERRALTWEQFSNSKIMETVFVAVEADDDDQVLGWVSAAPISSRSVFHGVVEDSIYIHPDARGRGIAGALLDKLIEVCQELDKWAIHSWIFPENEGSANLHKSRGFEKVATYSHIAKMPYGELAGQWRDTDVYEKLLPKPDIEV; encoded by the coding sequence ATGCCAGAATCGACATTCAGGATCCGTCCGCTTCGTCGCGAAGACTACCCGCATGTCCAAGCCATTTATGAACGTGGTTTGGACACCGGGCACGCAACCTTTGAGCGTCGAGCTCTCACCTGGGAACAATTTAGTAATTCAAAAATCATGGAAACCGTGTTTGTGGCGGTGGAAGCTGATGATGACGACCAGGTTTTAGGGTGGGTATCGGCTGCACCGATCTCCTCGCGCTCTGTGTTTCACGGAGTAGTAGAAGACTCCATCTATATTCATCCTGACGCTCGTGGACGAGGCATAGCTGGAGCGTTACTTGATAAATTGATTGAGGTTTGTCAGGAACTAGATAAATGGGCCATTCATTCCTGGATTTTCCCGGAGAATGAGGGGTCCGCCAATCTTCATAAATCTCGTGGTTTTGAGAAAGTAGCGACGTACAGTCATATCGCCAAAATGCCTTATGGGGAATTAGCGGGGCAGTGGCGTGACACCGATGTTTATGAAAAATTACTTCCCAAGCCTGATATCGAAGTATAG
- a CDS encoding alpha-amylase family glycosyl hydrolase, which yields MSFLQHSIIWQVYPLSADLRQLKAAADNQPTGSSQPERSGENSSQALTLARLEHWLDYLVNLGCDTLLLGPIFDSVSHGYDTTDHYRIDPRLGTDHDIDSLISQCHRRGVRLILDGVFNHVAASHPMVNYDGPIKRDDSGNPVGWEGHDELVELNHQDPRTEDFVAEIMEYWLQRGIDGWRLDVAYAVPREFWAAVVDRVRQQYPHAVFLGEMIHGDYIELIHQGHLDSATQYELWKAIWSSIKDRNFWELAHALERHHDFSQQAILNIFVGNHDVDRIASIVGDGGAALAASILFSLPGCPSIYYGDEQAFRGLKGEGFGADDPIRPALPDYPEHLAQEGQWLWQVYHDLIALRRRHSWLSTASVEVKDKDNESISYRLSAPEGFLDVHIDIRDKFRADWEFNDGEELHYSW from the coding sequence GTGAGCTTTCTTCAACATTCCATCATTTGGCAGGTATATCCCCTCAGCGCTGATCTTCGGCAACTGAAGGCCGCTGCGGACAATCAGCCCACTGGTTCTTCACAGCCAGAGCGCTCAGGTGAAAATTCAAGCCAGGCTTTAACTCTGGCACGCTTAGAGCACTGGCTGGATTACCTGGTCAACCTGGGGTGTGACACTCTGCTTTTAGGGCCCATCTTTGACTCCGTGTCTCATGGTTATGACACGACGGATCACTATCGTATTGACCCGCGCCTTGGCACCGATCACGACATTGATTCTTTAATATCTCAATGCCACCGACGAGGTGTCCGGTTGATACTCGATGGTGTTTTTAACCATGTTGCTGCCTCTCACCCCATGGTCAACTACGATGGCCCCATTAAGCGTGATGACTCGGGAAACCCGGTGGGTTGGGAGGGCCACGATGAGTTGGTGGAATTAAATCACCAAGATCCACGCACTGAAGATTTCGTTGCTGAGATCATGGAATATTGGCTACAACGAGGTATCGACGGTTGGCGCCTCGATGTAGCCTATGCAGTGCCGCGAGAATTTTGGGCCGCAGTAGTAGATCGGGTGCGCCAACAGTATCCGCACGCGGTTTTTCTTGGGGAAATGATCCACGGGGACTACATCGAGCTTATTCACCAAGGGCATTTGGATTCGGCTACTCAGTATGAACTCTGGAAGGCAATATGGAGTTCAATTAAAGACCGCAATTTCTGGGAACTTGCTCACGCCCTGGAACGGCATCATGATTTTAGTCAACAAGCTATTCTCAATATTTTCGTTGGTAACCATGATGTCGATCGGATAGCCAGCATCGTCGGCGACGGCGGTGCTGCTCTAGCAGCCAGCATTCTCTTTTCTTTGCCCGGTTGCCCAAGTATCTACTACGGGGATGAACAAGCCTTCCGAGGACTTAAGGGGGAGGGTTTTGGGGCTGATGACCCTATCCGCCCGGCGTTGCCGGATTACCCAGAGCACTTAGCCCAGGAGGGCCAATGGCTATGGCAAGTTTATCATGATCTCATTGCGCTCCGACGGCGGCATTCTTGGTTGAGCACCGCATCTGTGGAGGTGAAAGATAAAGACAATGAGTCTATTTCCTACCGCCTCTCAGCTCCGGAAGGATTTTTAGATGTCCACATTGATATTCGGGATAAATTCCGGGCGGATTGGGAATTCAATGATGGGGAAGAACTCCATTATTCCTGGTGA
- a CDS encoding MDR family MFS transporter produces MTTKVSESPKDINSSTVERDQRSLYLIIGALMLTMLMSSLGQTIFAAALPTIVGDLGGANHMSWVITAFLLGQTIAMPLLGKLGDQLGRKWLFIGAILLFMAGSLLGGLSQNMMMLITARTMQGVAGGSLMILSQAITADVTTARERGKYMGIMGSVFGVSSVLGPVLGGWFTDGPGWRWGLWLNIPLGFIAVLAIVRFLRLPSRPKNLTIDWLGTLTMAIATSCLVLFVTWGGNEYEWSSPLIISLIIATLIFAVIFIVIESKVSNPLIPLILFKTRNFNLTLLAGLAVGVFMFGTLAYMPTYLQMVHGMTPTKAGLMMIPMMLGLMGTSIVVGNLISRTGRYRFYPIIGMVITGTGLILMSTMHPDTPLLVVGIYFFVFGFGLGCTMQVLVLIVQNSFPLAMVGTATGTNNFFRQVGGCLGSALVGGLFTGRLTEQLQNNLPIAIAHSGQQGAAFAQNFNPDTGFSRLTPTALHTMPQAIADAIQLSYNDSLTPVFLLLCPLAFASAIVLIFIREKKLSDRLETITQDTDRELAKEEETVSPVS; encoded by the coding sequence ATGACTACCAAAGTTTCTGAGTCTCCTAAGGACATAAATTCATCCACGGTGGAACGGGATCAACGCAGTCTCTATCTCATCATCGGCGCGTTGATGCTCACCATGTTGATGAGCTCCTTAGGGCAAACTATTTTCGCCGCCGCTCTACCGACCATCGTCGGCGATCTTGGCGGTGCTAATCACATGTCCTGGGTGATTACAGCTTTCTTGCTGGGACAGACCATCGCCATGCCACTGTTAGGAAAGTTAGGCGATCAGCTCGGCCGGAAATGGCTTTTCATCGGCGCTATCCTGCTTTTTATGGCGGGATCACTCTTAGGTGGCTTGTCCCAAAATATGATGATGCTTATCACCGCCCGAACCATGCAAGGAGTTGCCGGTGGTTCGCTGATGATTCTTTCTCAGGCCATTACCGCCGATGTCACTACCGCTCGCGAACGGGGCAAGTACATGGGCATTATGGGCTCAGTATTTGGTGTCTCTTCCGTACTCGGACCGGTATTAGGCGGTTGGTTCACCGACGGCCCAGGTTGGCGCTGGGGACTATGGCTCAATATTCCTCTTGGTTTCATAGCGGTTCTGGCTATCGTGCGTTTCCTTCGATTACCCTCGCGTCCTAAGAATCTCACGATCGACTGGCTTGGAACCTTAACTATGGCTATCGCCACCTCGTGTTTAGTTCTTTTTGTCACCTGGGGTGGCAATGAATATGAGTGGTCATCCCCGCTTATTATTTCCCTGATCATCGCCACTCTTATCTTTGCGGTCATTTTCATCGTGATTGAAAGTAAGGTTTCCAACCCCCTTATTCCGCTCATTTTGTTTAAGACCCGCAATTTCAACCTGACCTTATTAGCAGGGTTGGCCGTCGGGGTATTCATGTTCGGCACCTTGGCCTATATGCCCACCTACCTACAGATGGTTCATGGGATGACGCCCACCAAAGCTGGTCTCATGATGATTCCGATGATGCTGGGGTTAATGGGTACCTCCATCGTGGTAGGAAACCTGATTTCCCGAACTGGTCGCTACCGCTTCTACCCCATCATCGGCATGGTAATTACCGGCACAGGCTTAATTCTGATGAGCACCATGCATCCCGATACTCCGCTCCTAGTCGTAGGAATCTACTTCTTCGTCTTCGGATTTGGTCTGGGTTGTACCATGCAGGTTTTGGTTCTGATTGTCCAAAATTCTTTCCCGCTAGCTATGGTCGGGACTGCTACCGGAACAAATAATTTCTTCCGGCAAGTGGGTGGTTGCTTAGGATCAGCGCTAGTAGGCGGGTTATTTACCGGCAGGCTCACTGAACAACTGCAAAATAATCTTCCCATCGCTATCGCGCATAGTGGGCAGCAAGGCGCAGCATTTGCTCAAAACTTCAATCCTGATACGGGATTTTCTCGGCTCACTCCCACGGCTCTACACACCATGCCACAAGCAATTGCGGACGCTATTCAGCTATCCTATAACGATTCCCTCACCCCAGTATTCTTGCTACTTTGTCCGCTAGCTTTCGCCTCAGCTATTGTTCTTATCTTCATCCGCGAGAAGAAATTGAGTGATCGCCTAGAAACCATTACCCAGGACACCGACCGTGAACTTGCGAAAGAAGAAGAAACAGTAAGCCCAGTCAGTTAA
- a CDS encoding 5-oxoprolinase subunit B family protein yields the protein MRISPCGDRAVIVDVSDPCGHPSIVDAVLALHSALKSDAHPGIIDLVPAACTLLIHLDPAILSPSQASVLVQAIGIPSPTSTSTQAPYTHRIPVDYSGPDLTAVAQLLGCSETDVVTRHTTSLWRVAFGGFSPGFFYLTLAQGPGLGDIPRRNTPRTLIPGGSVGLAAEFSAIYPGDSPGGWQIIGHTSTTMWDITQPSPARFTAGDCVHFYPQERS from the coding sequence ATGCGCATTAGCCCTTGCGGAGACCGCGCTGTGATAGTCGATGTCAGCGATCCTTGTGGACATCCCAGCATCGTGGACGCCGTGTTAGCACTACATTCTGCTTTAAAATCCGACGCCCACCCAGGCATTATTGACCTCGTCCCCGCAGCCTGCACCCTTCTTATCCACCTTGACCCAGCTATCCTGTCCCCATCACAAGCTAGTGTTCTAGTTCAAGCCATCGGAATCCCTTCCCCTACATCTACCTCAACCCAGGCGCCCTATACCCACCGCATCCCAGTTGACTATTCCGGCCCAGATCTCACCGCGGTTGCCCAGCTACTAGGCTGCTCAGAAACCGACGTAGTTACCCGTCACACCACCTCTCTATGGAGAGTAGCTTTCGGAGGGTTTTCTCCTGGTTTTTTCTACCTCACTCTCGCCCAGGGCCCGGGTCTAGGCGATATTCCTCGGCGCAACACACCCCGAACCCTCATCCCCGGCGGATCAGTAGGACTAGCCGCTGAATTTTCCGCTATTTATCCTGGCGATTCACCCGGTGGCTGGCAAATTATCGGACATACTTCCACCACCATGTGGGATATCACCCAGCCGTCTCCAGCGCGTTTCACCGCCGGAGATTGTGTTCACTTCTACCCACAGGAGCGGTCATGA
- a CDS encoding TetR/AcrR family transcriptional regulator, giving the protein MAECEPSLRESKRQATRAAIEDQATALAEKHGVNNITVEDICSAVGISKRTFFNYVDSKETAVLGAPPRVPSEEEKAEFLSAEHSNILGSLVRLTFELAVTVRFVAPEQRATILRRRRHIRQQDPNLAFQQQAGMHVVSQALTELVTEYLQLYPGRQKLEASPKHEAITLVSITLGTIQLGHYIWLEQNDGSDTALENCCLAALSELKTIFKDFPDDYQSF; this is encoded by the coding sequence ATGGCCGAATGTGAACCTTCCTTGCGTGAATCCAAGCGACAGGCCACTCGGGCTGCCATTGAAGATCAGGCGACGGCACTTGCCGAAAAGCATGGTGTCAACAACATTACGGTGGAAGATATTTGTTCTGCCGTGGGGATCTCAAAAAGGACCTTCTTTAACTACGTGGATTCGAAGGAAACCGCCGTTTTGGGGGCGCCACCGCGAGTTCCTAGTGAAGAGGAAAAAGCGGAGTTTCTTTCTGCTGAGCACTCCAATATTTTGGGTTCTTTAGTCAGGCTTACCTTTGAATTGGCAGTAACCGTAAGATTTGTCGCCCCGGAACAAAGAGCAACTATTTTGCGACGGCGGCGTCATATCCGCCAACAAGATCCCAATTTAGCTTTTCAACAACAGGCTGGGATGCATGTCGTTTCTCAAGCTCTTACAGAGTTGGTGACCGAATATCTTCAGCTCTATCCGGGGCGGCAGAAACTTGAAGCCAGCCCGAAACATGAAGCCATTACTTTAGTTTCCATTACTCTAGGCACCATTCAACTGGGGCATTACATCTGGCTAGAGCAAAATGATGGCAGTGATACTGCCTTGGAAAACTGTTGTCTCGCTGCTCTTTCTGAATTAAAGACCATTTTCAAGGACTTTCCCGATGACTACCAAAGTTTCTGA
- a CDS encoding LGFP repeat-containing protein has product MHISRRILAGTAALALSAGLVACSAQEAKDNAASATSAAGDAAASATSAAGNAAGSATSAAGEAGASASSAAKGAGDLQLTSVPSAQGDVEIPSAVATAAEEHQLGEAISVTKGSKDWQYIVEYSDTRYIVNTEDNGGVLVQGKIAETWLHKGGYDSELGQPVSPEKTIDKGWTQEFTKGKIDWVSDTGKLADYHDIIETK; this is encoded by the coding sequence ATGCACATCTCTCGTCGTATTCTTGCTGGAACTGCAGCCCTTGCTTTGAGTGCTGGCCTGGTAGCTTGCTCCGCTCAGGAAGCAAAGGATAATGCTGCCTCGGCAACTTCTGCAGCCGGAGATGCCGCAGCCTCCGCTACCTCTGCTGCTGGAAATGCTGCTGGCTCTGCTACCTCTGCTGCCGGAGAGGCAGGAGCATCCGCCAGCTCTGCCGCAAAGGGCGCTGGAGATCTTCAACTGACCTCCGTGCCTTCTGCACAAGGTGACGTAGAAATTCCGTCCGCTGTGGCTACTGCTGCTGAAGAACACCAGCTAGGTGAGGCAATTTCCGTGACCAAGGGGTCTAAGGACTGGCAGTACATTGTAGAGTATTCTGACACCCGCTACATTGTCAATACCGAGGACAATGGTGGTGTCCTGGTCCAAGGTAAAATCGCTGAAACCTGGCTCCACAAGGGTGGCTATGATTCCGAGCTAGGACAGCCTGTGTCCCCGGAAAAGACCATCGATAAGGGCTGGACTCAGGAATTCACCAAGGGCAAGATTGATTGGGTGAGCGACACCGGCAAGCTCGCTGACTACCACGACATCATCGAGACCAAGTAA
- a CDS encoding LamB/YcsF family protein → MNDVNPASQTIDLNSDVGEGFGRWSIADDNQIMPLISSANIACGFHAGDPVVMIATCSSAHRHGVRIGAHIGYRDLPGFGRRFIDYDPQDLRAETIYQIGAITAAAHSIGAEVTYVKPHGALYNRMAHDEDHAAAVIEGIQATNPSLALMVLSGTPVVDQALEAGLHVIREAFADRVYTPDGTLKSRKYPDAVHHDPELAADQALQLALGQPVLSSAGTPVSIDADSICVHGDNEAALAVVRQIHQLFQHHGIEVAHAH, encoded by the coding sequence GTGAACGATGTCAATCCAGCTTCACAAACAATTGACCTCAATAGCGACGTAGGCGAGGGTTTTGGGCGTTGGTCTATTGCCGATGATAACCAAATAATGCCCCTTATTAGTAGTGCAAACATTGCTTGTGGTTTCCATGCCGGTGACCCTGTAGTCATGATCGCCACGTGCAGCTCAGCTCACCGCCATGGAGTCAGGATTGGCGCTCACATTGGGTATCGAGATCTTCCAGGTTTTGGGCGTCGTTTTATTGATTATGATCCTCAAGATCTAAGAGCGGAAACAATTTATCAAATAGGGGCCATAACAGCTGCCGCTCATTCCATCGGCGCTGAAGTCACCTATGTCAAACCCCATGGTGCCTTATATAATCGCATGGCACATGATGAAGATCACGCTGCTGCCGTCATCGAGGGTATTCAGGCTACGAACCCCAGCTTGGCGTTGATGGTTCTTTCGGGCACCCCAGTCGTAGACCAAGCCCTCGAGGCTGGCCTTCACGTCATTCGGGAGGCCTTCGCTGATCGCGTCTACACCCCCGATGGCACCCTTAAATCCAGAAAATACCCTGATGCTGTTCACCACGATCCTGAGTTAGCCGCTGATCAAGCATTGCAGTTAGCCCTCGGACAACCGGTTCTCAGCTCAGCAGGAACACCCGTCTCTATTGATGCAGACTCAATTTGTGTCCATGGCGATAACGAGGCGGCCTTAGCCGTCGTTCGGCAAATTCACCAGCTTTTTCAGCACCATGGAATAGAGGTAGCCCATGCGCATTAG
- a CDS encoding LysR family transcriptional regulator substrate-binding protein — protein sequence MLSLAFVTGTQPDKWVRRYRDRTSHGPLSYHSDDDPLVLLTQRKVDAVLCRLPDSRINQDECFVVELYEEQPGVAVPKDSVFGEAAVAVTDHDIADEICHYQPVSGQPVDIGAIRTGLQIVAANVGVVLGPRPVLQLLSGKKIVDLEFCAPSWPATRVALVWWKDRDAPDIQDLVGIMKGRRPSSSRQEGASGRKPKKSAREKTLDKQRRRQRREGYRTSSMQKGKGRKGKRGRR from the coding sequence ATGCTGTCCCTAGCTTTCGTCACCGGTACTCAGCCGGATAAATGGGTCCGACGCTATCGTGATCGGACCAGTCATGGTCCATTGAGTTATCACAGTGACGATGACCCCCTCGTACTGTTGACACAGCGAAAGGTCGACGCGGTGTTGTGTCGTCTCCCTGATTCTAGGATTAACCAGGACGAGTGTTTCGTCGTCGAGCTTTATGAAGAGCAACCCGGGGTAGCCGTCCCGAAGGATAGTGTTTTCGGGGAAGCAGCAGTGGCTGTCACAGATCACGATATTGCAGATGAGATCTGCCATTATCAGCCGGTTTCTGGACAACCAGTTGATATCGGGGCAATCCGTACGGGTCTCCAGATAGTCGCTGCGAATGTGGGGGTTGTCCTTGGTCCTCGTCCAGTACTGCAACTATTGTCGGGGAAAAAGATTGTGGACCTGGAATTCTGCGCTCCGTCGTGGCCAGCGACTCGAGTGGCTTTGGTGTGGTGGAAAGACAGAGACGCCCCCGATATCCAGGATTTAGTGGGCATTATGAAAGGTAGGCGTCCTAGTAGTAGTCGCCAGGAGGGGGCAAGCGGGAGAAAACCGAAAAAGAGTGCTCGTGAGAAAACGTTGGATAAGCAGCGTCGGCGTCAACGACGAGAGGGGTATCGGACGTCCAGCATGCAGAAAGGAAAAGGACGAAAGGGTAAGCGCGGCCGAAGATAA